Proteins from one Sphingopyxis terrae subsp. terrae NBRC 15098 genomic window:
- a CDS encoding efflux RND transporter periplasmic adaptor subunit — MLHKKPLLLAGALCAMTLSLGACSGKDDKGGNRAAQVGFVVVREEAVPITTALGGRTVAFETSEVRPQVNGIVRQRLFTEGGTVRAGQPLFQIDASLYKAAVDQAAANLASARASAQAAEEKAKRFEPLAKMQAVAEQDYTDALAQARVARAAVAQSAASLETARINLRYSTITAPIGGHIGRSLVTPGALVSASQATPLAVIQRTDPMYVDIQQSAADMTRLRQSLASGGVTAGSTSVRLKLEDGSDYGLSGTVQFSEVTVNEATGTVTLRARFPNPSGLLMPGMFVTALFDQAVNPAAMLVPQAAVQRDFDGSAFVYLVGNDNKAERRKVDADRTVGANWVVTGGLKPGDRVITQGVGNLKQGSAIKPVPATSPQRVGAPAGKSADKSAATKGQ; from the coding sequence ATGCTGCACAAGAAGCCGCTGCTCCTTGCCGGAGCGCTGTGCGCGATGACGCTTTCGCTGGGCGCCTGTTCGGGCAAGGACGACAAGGGCGGCAACCGCGCCGCGCAGGTCGGCTTTGTCGTGGTGCGCGAGGAGGCCGTGCCGATCACCACCGCGCTCGGCGGCCGCACCGTCGCCTTCGAGACGAGCGAAGTCCGGCCGCAGGTAAACGGCATTGTCCGCCAGCGCCTGTTTACCGAGGGCGGGACGGTGCGCGCCGGCCAGCCGCTGTTCCAGATCGACGCGAGCCTTTACAAGGCGGCGGTCGATCAGGCCGCGGCCAATCTGGCGAGCGCCCGCGCGAGCGCGCAGGCGGCCGAGGAAAAGGCCAAGCGCTTCGAGCCGCTCGCCAAGATGCAGGCGGTGGCCGAACAAGATTATACCGACGCGCTGGCACAGGCGCGCGTCGCGCGCGCCGCCGTCGCGCAGAGCGCCGCATCGCTCGAAACTGCGCGGATCAACCTGCGCTATTCGACGATCACCGCGCCGATCGGGGGCCATATCGGCCGCTCGCTCGTTACTCCCGGCGCGCTCGTCAGCGCCAGCCAGGCGACGCCGCTCGCGGTGATCCAGCGCACCGACCCCATGTATGTCGACATCCAGCAATCGGCCGCCGACATGACGCGCCTGCGCCAGTCGCTTGCCAGCGGCGGGGTGACCGCCGGCAGCACGAGCGTGCGGCTGAAGCTGGAGGACGGCAGCGATTACGGCCTGTCCGGCACCGTGCAGTTTTCCGAAGTGACGGTGAACGAAGCGACGGGGACGGTGACGCTGCGCGCGCGCTTCCCCAACCCCTCGGGCCTGCTGATGCCCGGCATGTTCGTGACCGCGCTGTTCGACCAGGCGGTGAACCCCGCGGCAATGCTGGTGCCGCAGGCCGCGGTGCAGCGCGATTTCGACGGATCGGCTTTCGTCTATCTGGTCGGCAACGACAATAAGGCCGAACGGCGCAAGGTCGACGCGGACCGCACGGTCGGCGCGAACTGGGTCGTCACCGGCGGGCTGAAACCGGGCGACCGGGTCATCACGCAGGGTGTCGGCAACCTGAAGCAGGGATCGGCGATCAAGCCAGTGCCCGCGACCAGTCCGCAGCGGGTGGGGGCGCCCGCGGGGAAGAGCGCCGACAAGAGCGCCGCGACGAAAGGACAATAA
- a CDS encoding LysR family transcriptional regulator: MDWDSLQYFQMVARHGTLARAGQALHVDATTVSRRISALESALQQTLFERAPTGFVLTAAGRALVPHAEAMAAAAARIHSAGDGGTALSGQLRISVSEGFGGSFIAPRLAAFVAAHPELEIDLVASSGFLNPSRREADMAVLLARPRKGPLITRKLADYSLGLYAPADRRDWHRAVEAAPLSRTGIPVAGYVPDILYAPELDYLGEIEPGLRAGIRSSSILAQRRMIAGGAGVGVLPCFLAAGDPALVRVRRDQTIARAFWLALHRDIAPQPRIRAFIDWLDAEVQAARTLFVPEPGKLS, from the coding sequence ATGGATTGGGACAGCCTGCAATATTTCCAGATGGTTGCGCGTCATGGCACGCTGGCGCGAGCCGGCCAGGCGCTCCACGTCGACGCCACGACGGTCAGCCGCCGCATCAGTGCACTGGAAAGCGCCTTGCAGCAGACGCTGTTCGAACGCGCGCCGACGGGTTTCGTTCTGACCGCCGCCGGTCGGGCGCTCGTTCCGCATGCCGAAGCGATGGCGGCAGCGGCCGCGCGCATCCATTCGGCAGGCGATGGCGGCACGGCGCTTTCGGGGCAATTGCGGATCAGCGTCTCCGAAGGTTTTGGGGGCAGCTTCATCGCGCCGCGCCTCGCCGCCTTCGTCGCGGCGCACCCCGAGCTCGAGATCGACCTTGTCGCTTCGTCGGGTTTCCTCAACCCCTCGCGGCGCGAGGCCGATATGGCGGTGCTGCTCGCGCGGCCCCGCAAGGGCCCGCTGATCACGCGCAAGCTCGCGGACTACAGCCTCGGCCTCTACGCCCCCGCCGACCGCCGCGACTGGCATCGGGCGGTCGAAGCGGCGCCCCTCTCGCGTACCGGTATTCCCGTCGCCGGCTATGTCCCCGACATCCTCTATGCCCCCGAACTCGACTATCTGGGCGAGATCGAACCGGGGTTGCGCGCTGGCATCCGATCCTCTTCGATCCTCGCGCAGCGGCGGATGATCGCGGGCGGTGCCGGAGTCGGCGTCCTGCCCTGCTTCCTTGCTGCGGGTGACCCCGCGCTCGTCCGCGTCCGCCGCGACCAGACGATCGCGCGCGCCTTCTGGCTGGCGCTGCACCGCGACATCGCGCCGCAGCCGCGGATTCGCGCCTTCATCGACTGGCTCGACGCCGAAGTGCAGGCCGCACGCACGCTGTTCGTCCCCGAGCCAGGAAAATTGTCGTAA
- a CDS encoding CoA-acylating methylmalonate-semialdehyde dehydrogenase, which yields MRQIDHHIVGGAGGNTGRLGDVLDPNNGGVQAQVALGDKALLDRAVAAAKAAQPAWAAVNPQRRARVMFEYKRLVEANMDELAQMLSAEHGKVIADAKGDIQRGLEVVEFCCGIPHVLKGEYTQGAGPGIDVYSMRQPLGIGVGITPFNFPAMIPLWMGAVATAVGNAFILKPSERDPSVPVRLAELFLEAGMPEGIFQVVHGDKEMVDAILDHPDIAAVSFVGSSDIAHYVYERGVRAGKRVQAMGGAKNHGIVMPDADLDQVVSDLTGAAFGSAGERCMALPVVVPVGEDTAQRLRDKLVPAIEALRVGVSTDPDAHYGPVVTQAHKEKVEGWIAKCADEGAELVVDGRGFTLQGHEKGFFVGPTLFDHVTPEMESYKEEIFGPVLQIVRAPDFETALELPSRHQYGNGVAIFTRNGHAAREFAARVNVGMVGINVPIPVPVAYHTFGGWKRSAFGDTNQHGMEGVKFWTKVKTVTARWPDGSLDGGNAFVIPTMG from the coding sequence ATGCGACAGATCGATCATCACATCGTCGGCGGTGCCGGCGGCAATACGGGACGGCTCGGCGACGTGCTCGATCCGAACAATGGCGGCGTTCAGGCGCAGGTGGCGCTTGGCGACAAGGCGCTCCTCGATCGCGCGGTCGCGGCGGCCAAGGCGGCGCAGCCGGCCTGGGCCGCAGTGAATCCCCAGCGCCGCGCGCGGGTGATGTTCGAATATAAGCGGCTGGTAGAGGCCAATATGGACGAGCTTGCTCAGATGCTCTCGGCCGAACATGGCAAGGTGATCGCCGATGCCAAGGGCGACATCCAGCGCGGGCTGGAGGTCGTCGAATTCTGTTGCGGCATCCCGCATGTGCTGAAGGGCGAATATACGCAGGGCGCCGGCCCCGGCATCGACGTCTATTCGATGCGCCAGCCGCTCGGCATCGGCGTCGGCATCACGCCGTTCAACTTTCCCGCGATGATTCCGTTGTGGATGGGCGCGGTCGCCACCGCGGTCGGCAATGCCTTCATCCTGAAGCCCAGCGAACGCGACCCGTCGGTTCCCGTCCGCCTGGCCGAACTGTTCCTCGAAGCCGGAATGCCCGAGGGGATTTTCCAGGTCGTCCACGGTGACAAGGAAATGGTCGATGCCATCCTCGATCATCCCGACATCGCCGCGGTCAGCTTCGTCGGCTCGTCGGACATCGCCCATTATGTCTATGAACGCGGCGTGCGCGCGGGCAAGCGGGTGCAGGCGATGGGCGGCGCGAAGAATCACGGCATCGTCATGCCCGACGCCGATCTCGACCAGGTGGTCAGCGACCTGACCGGCGCCGCCTTCGGCTCGGCGGGCGAACGCTGCATGGCGCTGCCCGTCGTCGTCCCGGTGGGCGAGGATACGGCGCAGCGACTGCGCGACAAGCTGGTCCCGGCGATCGAGGCGCTGCGCGTCGGCGTATCGACCGATCCCGACGCGCATTACGGCCCCGTGGTGACGCAGGCGCACAAGGAAAAGGTCGAAGGCTGGATCGCGAAATGTGCCGACGAAGGCGCCGAGCTGGTCGTCGACGGGCGCGGCTTTACCTTGCAGGGGCATGAAAAGGGCTTCTTCGTCGGCCCGACGCTGTTCGACCATGTCACCCCCGAGATGGAAAGCTACAAGGAAGAAATCTTCGGCCCGGTGCTGCAGATCGTCCGCGCGCCCGATTTCGAAACCGCGCTCGAACTGCCGTCGAGGCATCAGTATGGCAACGGCGTCGCCATCTTCACGCGCAACGGCCACGCCGCGCGCGAATTTGCCGCGCGCGTCAATGTCGGCATGGTCGGCATCAACGTGCCGATTCCGGTGCCCGTCGCCTATCACACCTTCGGCGGCTGGAAGCGCTCGGCGTTCGGCGATACCAACCAGCACGGCATGGAGGGGGTCAAATTCTGGACCAAGGTCAAGACCGTGACCGCGCGCTGGCCCGATGGGTCGCTTGACGGCGGCAACGCCTTCGTCATCCCGACCATGGGCTGA
- a CDS encoding I78 family peptidase inhibitor, translating to MMDIRFLTLTAVLPLAACASAGDGSPSDAAPPPAAMTCSADAAQSYVGQTASPELGGAILKATGARTLRWGPPRSAMTMDYRQDRVNVMYDDAYKITQVTCG from the coding sequence ATGATGGATATCCGTTTTCTGACCCTCACCGCCGTCCTGCCGCTCGCCGCCTGCGCCAGCGCCGGGGACGGTTCTCCCTCCGATGCCGCGCCGCCGCCGGCCGCGATGACGTGCAGCGCCGATGCGGCGCAAAGCTATGTCGGCCAGACCGCGAGCCCCGAGCTGGGCGGCGCCATCCTGAAAGCGACCGGCGCGCGCACGCTGCGCTGGGGCCCGCCGCGCAGCGCGATGACGATGGATTATCGGCAGGACCGGGTGAACGTCATGTACGACGACGCCTACAAGATCACGCAGGTTACGTGTGGCTGA
- a CDS encoding RidA family protein, protein MADGWRRNHGSASPFEPVYGYSRAVRVGNRIDVAGCAPIEPDGSSTVGDAGVQAARCLTIIGEALEALGGSFADVVRTRMYITDAADADRVGQAHGAIFGAIRPAATMLVIPALIRPEWKVEIEAEAILETGI, encoded by the coding sequence GTGGCTGACGGTTGGCGGCGCAATCACGGCTCGGCGTCGCCCTTTGAGCCCGTGTACGGTTACAGCCGCGCGGTCCGGGTCGGCAATCGCATCGACGTCGCCGGCTGCGCGCCGATCGAGCCCGACGGTTCGTCGACCGTCGGCGACGCCGGAGTGCAGGCCGCGCGCTGCCTGACGATCATCGGCGAAGCGCTCGAAGCCCTGGGCGGCAGCTTCGCCGACGTCGTGCGCACCCGCATGTATATCACCGACGCCGCCGATGCCGATCGCGTCGGACAGGCGCATGGCGCCATATTCGGCGCGATCCGCCCGGCCGCCACGATGCTCGTCATTCCGGCGCTGATCCGCCCCGAATGGAAAGTCGAAATCGAGGCCGAGGCCATTTTAGAGACAGGGATATGA
- a CDS encoding acyl-CoA dehydrogenase family protein, producing MTDQFQLTDDQRAIQDMARKFTADAITPFAAEWDEKAHFPRDVIKQAAELGFAAIYVSEESGGIGLGRLEAALIMEAMSYGCPATSAFISIHNMASWMIDSFGGAAVKSKYLPDLVTMDRMASYCLTEPGSGSDAAALKTTATLDGDHYVVNGTKQFISGAGVNDLYVTMVRTGQPGPKGISCLVIEKDMPGVSFGAKERKLGWNASPTAQVIFDNVKVPVENRVGAEGDGFRFAMAGLDGGRLNIGACSLGGAQRCLDEAIAYTKDRQQFGQPISDFQNTQFMLADMATDLEAARALLYMAAAKVTANAPDKSRFSAMAKRLATDNGSKIVNDALQLFGGYGYLKDYPIERFWRDLRVHSILEGTNQVMRMIVGRDLLRQ from the coding sequence ATGACCGACCAGTTCCAGCTTACCGACGACCAGCGCGCGATCCAGGACATGGCGCGCAAGTTCACCGCCGACGCCATCACGCCCTTTGCGGCCGAATGGGACGAAAAGGCGCATTTCCCGCGCGACGTGATCAAGCAGGCGGCCGAACTCGGCTTTGCGGCGATCTATGTCAGCGAGGAATCGGGCGGTATCGGCCTCGGCCGGCTCGAGGCGGCATTGATCATGGAGGCGATGTCCTACGGTTGCCCGGCGACGAGCGCCTTCATCTCGATCCACAATATGGCGAGCTGGATGATCGACAGCTTCGGCGGCGCTGCGGTGAAGTCGAAATATCTTCCCGATCTCGTCACCATGGACCGCATGGCCAGCTACTGCCTCACCGAACCCGGTTCGGGGTCCGACGCTGCGGCGCTCAAGACCACCGCGACGCTCGACGGCGACCATTATGTCGTCAATGGCACCAAGCAGTTCATCTCGGGCGCCGGCGTCAACGACCTTTATGTGACGATGGTGCGCACCGGCCAGCCGGGACCGAAGGGGATCAGTTGCCTCGTCATCGAAAAGGACATGCCCGGTGTCAGCTTCGGCGCGAAGGAACGCAAGCTCGGCTGGAACGCCTCGCCGACCGCGCAGGTGATCTTCGACAATGTGAAGGTGCCGGTCGAAAACCGCGTCGGTGCGGAAGGCGACGGCTTCCGCTTTGCGATGGCGGGGCTCGACGGCGGCCGCCTCAACATCGGCGCCTGCTCGCTCGGCGGGGCGCAGCGCTGCCTTGACGAGGCGATCGCCTATACCAAGGACCGCCAGCAGTTCGGCCAGCCGATTTCGGATTTCCAGAACACCCAGTTCATGCTTGCCGACATGGCAACCGACCTCGAAGCCGCGCGTGCCCTCCTCTATATGGCGGCGGCAAAGGTCACCGCGAACGCGCCCGACAAGTCGCGCTTCTCGGCGATGGCGAAGCGGCTTGCGACCGACAACGGCAGCAAGATCGTCAACGACGCGCTGCAATTGTTCGGCGGTTACGGCTATCTGAAGGATTATCCGATCGAGCGTTTCTGGCGCGACCTGCGCGTCCATTCGATCCTCGAAGGCACCAATCAGGTCATGCGGATGATCGTGGGAAGGGATTTGCTGCGCCAATGA
- a CDS encoding enoyl-CoA hydratase/isomerase family protein, with protein sequence MTEDVLISIDGHAGRLSLNRPKAIHALNLPMCRAMIDALLGWRDDEAVEAVIIDHSEGRGFCAGGDIRMLAESGAKDGMEARQFFHTEYRLNHLLFTYAKPVVAFMDGITMGGGVGISQPAKYRVATEHTRFAMPETGIGLFPDVGGGWYLPRLEGRVGAYLALTGARLDGAECLALGLATHYLPSEKLAEAKARIAQHPDRIGGILGELSVTAPPAAIMQHIDRINRLFASDSYEEILAALEADGGEWAEKELATLHGKSPQTCKVALRQLKEGGAMHDFAAQMTQEYAIGSRVVQMHDFIEGVRALIIDKDNSPKWDPPTPEAVTDDWIDAIFAPLPENEKWTPLA encoded by the coding sequence ATGACCGAAGATGTTCTGATTTCGATCGACGGCCATGCCGGCCGCTTGTCGCTCAATCGTCCGAAGGCGATCCACGCGCTCAACCTGCCGATGTGCCGGGCGATGATCGATGCGCTGCTCGGATGGCGCGATGACGAGGCCGTCGAGGCGGTCATTATCGACCATAGCGAAGGCCGCGGCTTCTGCGCCGGGGGCGACATTCGCATGCTTGCGGAAAGCGGCGCCAAGGACGGAATGGAGGCGCGGCAGTTCTTCCACACCGAATATCGCCTCAACCATCTGCTTTTCACCTATGCGAAGCCCGTCGTCGCCTTCATGGACGGCATTACCATGGGCGGCGGGGTCGGCATTTCGCAGCCGGCGAAATATCGTGTCGCGACCGAACATACGCGCTTTGCGATGCCCGAAACCGGGATCGGCCTGTTCCCTGACGTCGGCGGCGGCTGGTATCTGCCGCGGCTGGAAGGGCGCGTCGGCGCGTATCTCGCGCTCACCGGCGCGCGGCTCGACGGGGCCGAATGTCTCGCGCTGGGCCTCGCGACCCACTATCTGCCGTCCGAAAAGCTCGCCGAGGCAAAGGCGCGCATCGCGCAGCACCCCGACCGCATTGGCGGCATATTGGGCGAGCTGTCGGTCACCGCGCCGCCCGCCGCGATCATGCAGCATATCGACCGGATCAACCGCCTGTTCGCCAGCGACAGCTATGAAGAGATTCTTGCCGCGCTCGAAGCCGATGGCGGAGAATGGGCCGAAAAGGAACTGGCGACGCTCCACGGCAAATCGCCGCAAACCTGCAAGGTCGCGCTCCGCCAGCTCAAGGAAGGCGGTGCGATGCACGACTTCGCCGCGCAGATGACGCAGGAATATGCGATCGGCAGCCGGGTGGTGCAGATGCACGATTTCATCGAGGGCGTCCGCGCGCTGATCATCGACAAGGACAACAGCCCGAAATGGGACCCGCCGACACCAGAGGCAGTCACCGACGACTGGATCGACGCGATCTTCGCGCCGCTGCCCGAGAATGAGAAATGGACCCCTCTAGCCTAA
- a CDS encoding enoyl-CoA hydratase-related protein, with the protein MTYETLLVEQRGAVTLVTLNRPQALNALNSDVLNDLIAAFAAFEADDSQRCAVLTGSGDKAFAAGADIKEMADKPAADFYLEDFFSKWTSDFAKKVRKPWIAAVNGFALGGGCELAMMADFIIASEKAKFGQPEIKLGVAPGMGGSQRLTRAVGKAKAMEMCLTGRMMDAAEAERSGLVARVVAHETLVDEAVKTATTIAGMPPMAAMVNKDMVNAAFETTLDQGLLYERRLFQILAATEDKVEGMAAFIEKREGVWKGR; encoded by the coding sequence ATGACTTACGAAACCCTCCTCGTCGAACAGCGCGGCGCCGTCACGCTCGTCACGCTCAACCGCCCGCAGGCGCTCAATGCCCTGAACTCCGATGTGCTGAACGACCTTATCGCCGCATTCGCGGCTTTCGAGGCCGATGACAGCCAGCGCTGCGCCGTTCTTACCGGATCGGGCGACAAGGCGTTCGCCGCGGGCGCCGACATCAAGGAAATGGCCGACAAGCCCGCCGCCGATTTCTATCTCGAGGACTTCTTCTCGAAATGGACGAGCGACTTCGCGAAGAAGGTCAGGAAGCCGTGGATCGCCGCGGTCAACGGTTTTGCCTTGGGCGGTGGCTGCGAACTGGCGATGATGGCTGACTTCATCATCGCGTCGGAAAAAGCGAAATTCGGCCAGCCCGAAATCAAGCTCGGCGTCGCCCCCGGCATGGGCGGGTCGCAGCGGCTGACCCGCGCGGTGGGCAAGGCGAAGGCGATGGAAATGTGCCTCACCGGCCGGATGATGGACGCCGCCGAAGCCGAGCGTTCGGGCCTTGTTGCACGCGTGGTTGCGCATGAAACGCTCGTCGACGAAGCGGTGAAGACCGCGACCACGATTGCAGGCATGCCGCCGATGGCTGCGATGGTGAACAAGGATATGGTCAACGCGGCGTTCGAAACGACGCTCGACCAGGGCCTTCTCTACGAACGCCGCCTGTTCCAGATCCTCGCCGCGACCGAGGACAAGGTCGAAGGCATGGCCGCGTTCATCGAAAAACGCGAAGGCGTGTGGAAGGGGCGGTGA
- the mmsB gene encoding 3-hydroxyisobutyrate dehydrogenase, translating into MKIAFIGLGNMGGGMAANLAKAGHDVRAFDLSEEALTRAVEAGCTRAASAAEAVTGAEAVVTMLPAGKHVAGVYDAEVFPNAAPGTLLLDCSTIDVATARSNIEAATAKGLVAVDAPVSGGIAAANAGTLTFMVGGTDEGFARAEPILAKMGKAVIHAGDAGAGQGAKICNNMLLGASMIATCETLALAQKLGLDPQKFFDIASVSSGQCWSLTSYAPLPGVGPTTPADNDYKGGFAAALMLKDLRLAMEAAASVEAEVPMGSKARELYEAFVAADEGGHDFSAIIKTLQD; encoded by the coding sequence ATGAAAATCGCCTTTATCGGACTAGGCAACATGGGCGGCGGGATGGCCGCGAACCTTGCGAAGGCGGGCCACGACGTCCGCGCCTTCGACCTCAGCGAAGAGGCGCTGACGCGGGCGGTAGAAGCGGGCTGCACCCGCGCCGCATCGGCGGCCGAGGCGGTGACCGGCGCCGAGGCTGTCGTGACCATGCTCCCTGCGGGCAAGCATGTCGCGGGCGTTTATGACGCCGAGGTCTTTCCCAATGCCGCGCCCGGCACTCTGCTGCTCGATTGCTCGACGATCGACGTCGCAACCGCGCGCTCGAACATCGAAGCGGCGACGGCGAAGGGCCTCGTCGCGGTCGACGCGCCGGTTTCGGGCGGGATCGCCGCTGCGAATGCGGGCACGCTTACCTTCATGGTCGGCGGCACCGACGAAGGTTTCGCGCGCGCCGAACCGATCCTCGCGAAAATGGGCAAGGCGGTGATCCACGCCGGCGACGCGGGTGCGGGGCAGGGCGCGAAGATCTGCAACAACATGCTGCTCGGCGCCTCGATGATCGCGACGTGCGAAACGCTTGCGCTTGCGCAGAAGCTCGGGCTCGACCCGCAGAAATTCTTCGACATCGCCAGCGTGTCGTCGGGGCAATGCTGGTCGCTCACCAGCTATGCGCCGCTCCCGGGCGTCGGGCCGACGACTCCCGCCGACAATGATTACAAGGGCGGGTTCGCCGCGGCCCTGATGCTCAAGGATCTCCGCCTCGCGATGGAAGCGGCAGCGAGCGTCGAGGCTGAGGTCCCGATGGGGTCGAAGGCCCGCGAACTCTATGAAGCGTTCGTCGCCGCCGATGAAGGCGGACATGATTTTTCCGCGATCATCAAGACATTGCAGGATTGA